In the genome of Pseudoglutamicibacter cumminsii, one region contains:
- a CDS encoding type IIL restriction-modification enzyme MmeI, whose amino-acid sequence MVGDVNYAAEKRERMQRVQRAKAFAEKWKGRGYEKGDTASFWLELLRDVVGMTDVTTAARFETSTNQRGFIDVVIRDAKTVVEQKSLGVGLDKPELRQGKMVTPYQQAKNYADSLRNSERPDTIIVCDFDRFRIHDLDSNDPENGYEEFRLEELPEQLHLLDFLVEPELERRRREEMVSLDAGQLIGRVYDLLRAQYIDPDSEDSKHSLNVLCVRLVFLLFAEDAGLFAKDAFYNYLKPVPADRVRPALKELFVYLRTKPEDRDPYASDALKAFPYVNGGLFEAEVEIPQFTQQIVDVLLEEVSDGTDWSQISPTVFGGVFESTLNPETRRSGGMHYTSPQNIHKLIGPLFLDELKAELDGILTAEGVGDRKRRNDLNRFHDKLASLSFFETFMPRRIQTRANYDLAA is encoded by the coding sequence ATGGTTGGGGACGTGAATTACGCCGCTGAGAAGCGTGAGCGGATGCAGCGGGTACAGAGGGCTAAGGCTTTCGCTGAGAAGTGGAAGGGCCGAGGCTACGAGAAAGGCGATACGGCCTCGTTCTGGCTCGAGTTGTTGCGTGATGTCGTAGGCATGACTGATGTGACGACCGCAGCCCGTTTCGAGACTTCAACGAATCAGCGCGGCTTCATCGATGTCGTTATCCGTGATGCCAAGACTGTGGTGGAGCAGAAGTCTTTGGGTGTGGGCCTCGATAAGCCGGAGCTGCGTCAGGGCAAGATGGTGACCCCATATCAGCAGGCTAAGAACTACGCTGATTCTCTGCGCAATTCGGAACGGCCAGACACGATCATCGTGTGTGACTTTGACCGTTTCCGTATTCACGATCTGGACTCCAATGACCCGGAGAACGGCTACGAAGAGTTCCGTTTGGAGGAACTGCCGGAGCAGTTGCATCTGCTCGATTTTCTGGTGGAGCCTGAGCTGGAGCGCCGCCGGCGTGAAGAGATGGTGTCCCTTGATGCGGGACAGTTGATCGGTAGGGTCTATGACCTCTTGCGGGCCCAGTACATTGATCCGGATTCGGAAGACTCCAAGCATTCGCTTAACGTGTTGTGTGTTCGGCTGGTTTTCTTGCTTTTCGCTGAGGATGCCGGGCTTTTCGCGAAGGATGCTTTCTATAACTACCTCAAACCGGTTCCGGCAGATCGTGTTCGGCCCGCGTTGAAGGAGCTTTTTGTTTACCTGCGAACTAAGCCGGAAGATCGTGACCCTTATGCTTCGGACGCGTTGAAGGCTTTCCCGTACGTGAATGGTGGGTTGTTTGAAGCGGAGGTTGAGATTCCGCAGTTCACTCAGCAGATCGTCGATGTGCTGCTGGAGGAGGTCAGTGATGGCACGGATTGGTCGCAGATCAGCCCGACGGTTTTCGGCGGTGTTTTCGAGTCCACGCTGAACCCGGAAACTCGCCGTTCCGGTGGGATGCATTACACGTCGCCGCAGAACATTCATAAACTGATCGGTCCGTTGTTCTTGGATGAGCTGAAGGCCGAGTTGGATGGGATCCTTACGGCAGAGGGTGTGGGCGACCGTAAGCGGCGTAACGACTTGAACCGGTTCCACGACAAGCTCGCGTCTTTGTCGTTTTTTGAAACTTTCATGCCACGACGGATACAAACGCGCGCGAACTACGATTTAGCTGCCTGA
- a CDS encoding cupin domain-containing protein: MSESTPEPTGKLGYVENLAQHVDYSPGATASKKVLSAEGVNVVLFAFDEGQELTEHTAAMPVIVQALEGELEVTGDGETVTLRPGGLVHFTTRLPHAVKALTKAKMALYMLNRPASK, translated from the coding sequence ATGAGTGAGTCCACACCAGAACCTACCGGCAAGCTAGGTTACGTCGAGAACCTCGCCCAACACGTCGACTACTCCCCGGGCGCCACCGCCTCAAAGAAAGTCCTGAGCGCTGAGGGCGTGAACGTGGTGTTGTTCGCGTTCGACGAGGGGCAAGAACTAACCGAACATACTGCTGCGATGCCCGTTATTGTGCAAGCTCTTGAAGGCGAATTGGAGGTCACCGGCGACGGCGAAACCGTGACGCTGCGCCCTGGCGGCCTGGTTCACTTCACCACGCGCCTCCCGCACGCCGTCAAAGCGCTCACCAAAGCAAAAATGGCGCTGTATATGCTGAACCGGCCCGCATCGAAATAA
- a CDS encoding sensor histidine kinase — protein MWRFRPVESFELDRTQRAYRTYQWTLVIAAPVLTAMSWWLYVYPQHLEAATNAPVYAAIAIQAIIAGIIYGGWILKGIDLRSSWGQAVALLVPVGIAPLAFMLAGAPQAIPAGMIAAFLSASSLVTSLGPMWAGIVPMGTVLAYTVAIDAPAPMYFTFIVYAAALWVTFKSSVWYLDIMRATEETAQAQTTMRLAEERLRFAADLHDIMGQRLAAISLQAQTAGQLARQGGDPSAPIEAIVDLADQSMTDMRAMVTTYQVPEWSAELAGAISLLKASGARVTVTGKPPATMEQEAAYIIREATTNILKHSNATDVSVVLDGAGMKVSNNGVDAADTGRGWTGLAALQRRLSPTTLSAETVDDTFILSAEWNQNERDV, from the coding sequence ATGTGGCGCTTCCGCCCCGTCGAATCTTTCGAGCTTGACCGGACCCAGCGTGCCTACCGCACATACCAATGGACACTAGTCATAGCGGCACCAGTCCTCACCGCCATGTCCTGGTGGCTGTACGTGTACCCTCAACACCTCGAGGCAGCTACAAACGCCCCGGTCTACGCCGCGATCGCTATCCAGGCGATCATCGCGGGCATCATCTACGGCGGCTGGATCTTGAAGGGCATCGACCTGCGCTCCTCGTGGGGCCAAGCCGTTGCCCTTCTCGTCCCGGTCGGGATTGCACCGCTCGCGTTCATGTTGGCGGGCGCTCCCCAAGCGATCCCCGCGGGAATGATCGCCGCGTTTCTCTCGGCGTCTTCCCTCGTCACCTCCTTGGGGCCGATGTGGGCAGGCATCGTCCCCATGGGCACCGTACTCGCCTACACCGTCGCCATCGACGCCCCTGCCCCGATGTATTTCACCTTCATCGTCTACGCGGCGGCCTTGTGGGTGACGTTCAAGTCCTCGGTCTGGTACCTCGATATCATGCGAGCTACGGAGGAGACAGCGCAGGCCCAAACCACGATGCGGTTGGCGGAAGAACGGCTACGCTTCGCCGCGGATCTGCACGACATCATGGGGCAACGTTTGGCCGCGATCTCACTGCAGGCGCAGACGGCCGGGCAACTGGCGCGGCAAGGTGGCGATCCGTCGGCGCCGATCGAAGCGATCGTCGACCTGGCTGATCAGTCGATGACGGACATGCGGGCGATGGTCACCACATACCAAGTTCCCGAGTGGAGCGCCGAGCTTGCCGGCGCAATCTCCTTGCTCAAGGCGAGCGGCGCACGCGTCACCGTGACGGGCAAACCACCGGCCACCATGGAACAGGAAGCCGCCTATATCATCCGTGAAGCGACTACCAACATCCTCAAGCATTCCAACGCGACTGACGTTTCCGTCGTGCTTGACGGCGCCGGCATGAAGGTCTCCAACAACGGAGTCGATGCGGCCGATACGGGGCGCGGCTGGACTGGGTTGGCGGCGTTGCAACGCCGCCTCTCCCCGACCACGCTCTCGGCGGAAACAGTGGACGACACGTTCATACTCTCGGCAGAGTGGAACCAGAATGAACGTGATGTGTAA
- a CDS encoding response regulator transcription factor: MIKLALVDDEAIVRSALASLLSLNEDLTVVAEYASGEEAVENMDGVDVAILDLQLGGIDGIETAQTLMASGAAAATMILTSHARPGYLKKALEAGVRGFLPKNARAEDLVRAITEVHAGKRAIDPALAADTIAAGDSPLTARESDVLELAALGLPVHDIAVRAHLADGTVRNYLSNIQIKLGARSKHEAAEIARRNGWIG, translated from the coding sequence ATGATTAAGCTCGCGCTCGTTGACGACGAGGCCATTGTGCGTTCAGCGCTGGCTTCGCTGTTGTCCCTCAATGAAGATCTCACCGTCGTTGCTGAGTACGCTTCCGGGGAGGAAGCGGTCGAGAACATGGATGGGGTGGATGTCGCGATCCTCGACCTGCAGCTGGGCGGGATCGACGGGATCGAGACCGCTCAAACGCTCATGGCGAGCGGGGCTGCGGCCGCGACGATGATCCTCACTTCGCACGCAAGGCCCGGCTACTTGAAGAAGGCGCTCGAGGCGGGCGTGCGCGGGTTCCTGCCGAAGAATGCACGCGCCGAGGACCTTGTGCGTGCCATAACCGAGGTCCACGCCGGTAAGCGGGCGATCGACCCCGCGTTGGCGGCGGACACGATCGCCGCCGGGGATTCCCCGCTGACTGCACGGGAGTCCGATGTGCTTGAGCTCGCGGCGCTCGGCCTGCCGGTGCACGACATCGCGGTGCGTGCCCACCTCGCCGACGGGACAGTACGGAACTATCTTTCCAACATCCAGATCAAACTCGGCGCGAGGTCCAAGCATGAAGCTGCGGAGATCGCGCGCCGCAACGGCTGGATCGGGTGA
- a CDS encoding ABC transporter ATP-binding protein, protein MSSIIEVRNLVRRYGDFTAVDGIDLDVVPGEIFGLLGTNGAGKTSTLEILEGLAKPSEGHVRVYGKDPVKDRKKIRPYQAVMLQEGGFPPDLTTKETLTMWAGTLSTPLPVDDVLAMVDMTDRAGVRVSALSGGERRRLDLACALIGQPRLLFLDEPTTGLDPESRRLAWNLLRKANENGTTIVITTHYLEEAEQLCDRLAIMHRGRIATSGTLADVVAGHHSTIRVGARPDLPRFKNMTTSDGVTEIRTMNLQHDLTELLLWARNNNVALTDIDARHASLESVFLSIADEPATYAAAQADAAATRDA, encoded by the coding sequence ATGAGTTCAATCATCGAAGTAAGAAACCTCGTCCGGCGCTACGGAGACTTCACCGCCGTGGACGGCATTGACCTCGATGTTGTCCCCGGGGAGATCTTCGGGCTCCTAGGCACCAACGGTGCAGGGAAAACCTCGACCCTCGAAATACTCGAAGGGCTCGCGAAACCCAGCGAAGGCCACGTGCGGGTCTACGGTAAAGACCCGGTGAAGGACCGCAAGAAGATCCGCCCCTACCAGGCCGTGATGCTTCAAGAAGGCGGCTTCCCACCCGACCTCACCACCAAAGAGACGCTCACGATGTGGGCCGGGACGCTGTCCACTCCCCTCCCCGTAGACGACGTGCTCGCGATGGTGGACATGACCGACCGCGCCGGCGTCCGCGTCTCCGCCCTCTCGGGCGGCGAACGGCGCCGCCTCGACCTTGCTTGCGCGCTCATCGGCCAGCCGCGCCTGCTGTTCCTCGACGAACCAACCACCGGCCTCGACCCAGAGTCCCGCCGGCTCGCCTGGAACCTGCTACGCAAGGCCAACGAAAACGGCACCACCATCGTCATCACAACCCACTACCTAGAGGAAGCCGAGCAACTGTGCGACCGGCTCGCGATCATGCACCGCGGACGCATCGCAACCTCCGGAACCCTCGCCGACGTCGTGGCCGGGCACCACTCAACCATCCGGGTAGGCGCCCGCCCTGACCTACCCCGCTTCAAGAACATGACCACAAGCGATGGAGTGACCGAGATCCGTACCATGAACCTGCAACACGACCTGACCGAGCTACTTCTGTGGGCACGCAACAACAACGTGGCCCTGACCGATATCGACGCGCGCCACGCATCGCTCGAATCCGTGTTCCTCAGCATCGCCGACGAGCCCGCGACCTACGCCGCCGCGCAGGCTGACGCAGCCGCAACGCGGGACGCCTAA
- a CDS encoding IS256 family transposase, which yields MTAPHIVDPAGLLGQALADASPDLMRELLQTMINALLSADADSVCGAEWNARSEQRTNRRNGYRQRPLDTRVGTIDVAVPKLRQGSYFPEWLLERRKRAESALITVVADCYLAGVSTRRMDKLVKTLGIHALSKSQVSRMAADLDEQVAAFRHRRLDEAGPFTFVTADALAIKVRENKQVVKASVLLATGVNGDGHREVLGMQVATSETKASWNTFFADLVARGLGGVRLVTSDAHAGLVEAIAAHLPGAAWQRCRTHYAANLMAVCPKSMWPAVKAMLHSVYDQPTASAVHEQFDRLLEYTDSRLPEVADHLGDAREDLLAFTGFPDDVWRQIWSNNPTERLNREIRRRTDVVGIFPNRDAIVRLVGAVLAEQTDEWAEGRRYLGLEVLSRCRLTLTTDPATSSPTEVSTDDLMQLPA from the coding sequence ATGACCGCACCCCATATTGTCGACCCTGCCGGCCTGCTGGGCCAAGCCCTCGCCGATGCATCACCGGATCTGATGCGCGAGCTGCTGCAGACCATGATCAACGCCCTGCTTTCCGCCGACGCCGACAGCGTGTGCGGGGCCGAATGGAACGCCCGCTCCGAGCAGCGGACGAATCGCCGCAACGGCTACCGCCAGCGCCCGCTGGACACCCGCGTCGGCACGATCGATGTCGCCGTCCCGAAGCTGCGCCAGGGCTCGTATTTCCCGGAGTGGCTGCTCGAGCGCCGCAAGCGGGCCGAGTCCGCCCTGATCACGGTCGTGGCGGACTGCTACCTCGCTGGTGTGTCCACCCGCCGGATGGACAAGCTCGTCAAGACGCTCGGCATCCACGCCCTGTCGAAATCCCAGGTCTCGCGCATGGCCGCCGACCTCGACGAGCAGGTCGCCGCGTTCCGCCACCGACGTCTGGACGAGGCCGGGCCGTTCACGTTCGTCACCGCTGATGCGCTGGCGATCAAGGTCCGCGAGAACAAGCAGGTCGTCAAAGCCTCGGTGCTGCTGGCCACCGGCGTCAACGGTGACGGCCACCGCGAGGTCCTGGGCATGCAAGTCGCCACCAGCGAGACGAAGGCCTCGTGGAACACCTTCTTCGCCGACCTGGTGGCCCGTGGCCTGGGCGGAGTGCGGCTGGTGACCTCCGATGCCCACGCCGGGCTGGTGGAGGCGATCGCGGCACACCTGCCCGGGGCCGCCTGGCAGCGCTGCCGCACCCACTACGCCGCCAACCTCATGGCCGTGTGCCCCAAGTCCATGTGGCCGGCGGTGAAGGCGATGTTGCACAGCGTGTACGACCAGCCCACCGCATCGGCCGTGCACGAGCAGTTCGACCGCCTGCTGGAGTACACCGACAGCAGGCTGCCCGAGGTTGCTGACCACCTCGGCGATGCCCGTGAGGACCTGCTCGCCTTCACCGGGTTCCCCGACGATGTGTGGCGGCAGATCTGGTCCAACAACCCCACCGAACGTCTCAACCGGGAGATCCGCCGCCGCACCGACGTGGTCGGGATCTTCCCGAACCGGGATGCCATCGTTCGCCTCGTCGGCGCCGTCCTGGCCGAGCAGACCGACGAATGGGCCGAAGGCCGCCGCTACCTCGGTCTCGAAGTCCTCAGCCGCTGCCGACTCACCCTGACCACCGACCCCGCCACCAGCTCGCCGACGGAGGTGAGCACCGACGACCTGATGCAACTACCCGCCTGA
- a CDS encoding YiiX/YebB-like N1pC/P60 family cysteine hydrolase — translation MREAKSVDSLADRSVASARSSSGGSGTVTLGSAKRKGDIFVSPASTFFVQHGHTGIYYSTATIVEAPGAGKKSRSIAANKVKVGKGAVKQYVRTTSTNRGKAANYAFNKLRGKGYNFNFAVNKSTTGSTMNCSQLVWAAYKAATGIDLDGNGGPGVYPYNIKDSSKTVTYKTL, via the coding sequence GTGCGGGAAGCGAAATCGGTCGATTCTCTGGCTGATCGAAGCGTTGCTTCGGCCCGCAGCAGTAGCGGGGGCAGCGGTACCGTTACCTTGGGTTCTGCGAAGCGTAAGGGTGATATTTTCGTCTCTCCTGCTTCGACGTTTTTCGTTCAGCATGGCCACACAGGCATTTACTACTCAACCGCAACCATCGTGGAAGCTCCCGGGGCCGGAAAGAAGAGCCGATCGATCGCAGCCAACAAGGTGAAGGTAGGCAAGGGCGCGGTGAAGCAGTACGTTAGGACTACATCGACCAATAGAGGTAAGGCTGCTAACTATGCCTTCAACAAATTGCGCGGCAAGGGATATAACTTCAATTTTGCCGTGAACAAGTCGACGACCGGTTCGACGATGAATTGTTCGCAGTTGGTGTGGGCGGCCTACAAGGCGGCGACGGGGATTGATCTGGACGGCAACGGAGGTCCTGGCGTTTATCCTTACAACATTAAGGATTCCTCAAAGACAGTGACGTACAAGACCCTCTAA
- a CDS encoding ABC transporter permease, with the protein MTTQETRTVSAFSQWVALAKAEFTLLRRNTVQVMYAIALPLAVPLLFIPLANNAEMDEQLGMVVALILAIGLVFVSYYNTLSAAVNRREEQVLTRLRAGEVGDSTILTSLVTPGLFLGLVMSVGMFAVAIAALDLPIPTNISLLAACVIVTVVLFLLAGLATAIYTRTPESAQITSLPVIMVLTIGPSLLTMRSLMNDTLATITEYVPTTAMADVMATAWFGGDIADATKPMLILIGWVAATAMIVATKFRWSRRG; encoded by the coding sequence ATGACAACGCAAGAAACACGCACCGTATCCGCGTTCTCCCAGTGGGTCGCGCTCGCTAAAGCAGAATTCACGCTGTTGCGACGCAACACCGTACAAGTCATGTATGCGATCGCGCTACCACTCGCCGTCCCGCTGCTGTTCATCCCGTTGGCAAACAACGCGGAAATGGATGAGCAGCTCGGCATGGTCGTGGCTCTCATCCTCGCCATCGGGCTCGTATTCGTCTCCTACTACAACACGCTTTCAGCCGCCGTGAATCGGCGTGAAGAACAAGTGCTGACACGGCTGCGAGCCGGCGAAGTGGGGGACAGCACCATCCTGACTTCCCTCGTCACCCCAGGGCTCTTCCTCGGACTCGTCATGTCAGTGGGCATGTTCGCCGTCGCGATCGCGGCCCTCGACCTGCCCATCCCCACCAACATTTCTTTGCTTGCCGCGTGCGTCATCGTGACTGTGGTGTTGTTCCTGCTAGCGGGGCTAGCAACAGCGATCTACACCCGCACCCCGGAGTCCGCACAGATCACATCGTTGCCAGTCATCATGGTGCTCACGATCGGCCCAAGCCTCCTCACCATGCGCAGCCTCATGAACGACACGCTCGCAACCATCACCGAATACGTCCCCACCACAGCGATGGCCGACGTCATGGCAACCGCCTGGTTCGGCGGCGACATCGCGGACGCAACGAAGCCGATGCTGATCCTTATCGGCTGGGTTGCGGCTACCGCTATGATCGTTGCAACAAAGTTCCGCTGGTCCAGGAGAGGGTAA
- a CDS encoding UPF0182 family protein: MTSGPAFPFPSRDSGGGDKNNSGSQNRSESPKIPALLPALIIVAALVGLFILFAHFYTDVLWFDQLGFASVFWTKTLTQVALFAIGAVVMGGAVWLQLNNAWRKRPKRPSSAAGQTMRMLEETPMFRRLGLIVVPVLLGIFSGVTLTSGWQVVQLWLHRTPFGTNDPEFGLDISFFVMSLPFFEMVVAFLISVTLVSGIAGVVAHYLTGGVAFSDSGKVSVTRSAGLQLGISGALVLLAFGLRFWLESYSTVLNQLGRVPGALYSDVHAVIPTKFILAGAALIAAVLFVVAGVRGKWRLPLIATAMLAVVALVAGFAFPAALEQFKVKPSQKSMERPYIQRNIDATRAAYGLEDVELQNYDAKTQPEKNALTRDAATTTNIRLLDPTIVSPTFAQLQQQRGYYTFPDTLAVDRYTLDGKSQDTVIAARELAVNSQTVTNSWVNQHITYTHGYGVVAAYGNKVSQTGDPQFMLENIPSQGVLGDDSTYEPRIYFGKSSPQYSIVGGPEGWEPRELDRPAGSDGKGERRNTFSGDGGPNVGSFLNKLSYAIKFGSMDILLSGDVNAESQILYDRHPQDRVKKVAPFLTVDTAAYPAIIDGRVKWIVDAYTTTNNYPYSTSQQLGDAVRDTLTRAQGASADQFADNVNYIRNSVKATVDAYDGSVELYAWEPDEPLLKAWSGVFPNAIKPMSEMSPKLMEHVRYPEDMFKVQRELLGKYHVEKADDFYEGNDAWQVPNDPTAGAENPPKQPPYYMSLRLPGEEKDSFSLTSSFIPEQSAGSRNQRNVMYGFIAANGDAGSTPGKVNEDYGKITLLKLPTQTTVPGPGQAQQNFNSNPLISKDLNLLSGTGGSTKVIKGNLLSLPVGGGILYVQPVYVQSTGETSYPSLRKVLVSYGNSVGYADSLSEALDQVFGGDSGAQTGESGPIKGGGSKDGKGGDSAPLDANARLTDALKRANQAIKDGEEALGKQDFAAYGKAQQELQKALEDATAADEELNGAANNAADGAADGEQEDQQPADE; encoded by the coding sequence GTGACCTCAGGCCCCGCGTTCCCTTTCCCGTCCCGCGATTCTGGCGGGGGTGACAAGAATAATTCCGGTTCACAGAACCGGAGTGAGAGCCCTAAGATCCCTGCGTTGCTACCCGCGCTGATTATTGTTGCGGCGCTCGTAGGGTTGTTTATTCTTTTCGCGCATTTTTACACCGACGTGCTGTGGTTTGATCAGCTCGGTTTCGCTAGCGTTTTCTGGACGAAGACTCTGACGCAGGTCGCTTTGTTTGCGATCGGTGCGGTGGTTATGGGCGGGGCTGTTTGGCTTCAGCTGAATAATGCGTGGCGTAAGCGTCCTAAGCGTCCGAGCTCGGCTGCCGGGCAGACGATGCGGATGTTGGAAGAGACGCCGATGTTCCGTCGCCTGGGTCTGATTGTGGTGCCTGTCCTGTTGGGTATTTTCTCGGGTGTCACGCTGACTTCGGGTTGGCAGGTTGTGCAGTTGTGGCTGCATAGGACGCCTTTCGGTACGAACGATCCTGAGTTCGGTTTGGACATCTCGTTCTTCGTGATGTCGTTGCCGTTCTTCGAGATGGTGGTTGCGTTCCTGATTTCGGTGACGCTGGTGAGCGGTATCGCTGGTGTGGTGGCGCACTATCTCACGGGTGGGGTTGCGTTCTCTGATTCGGGCAAGGTTTCGGTGACCCGTTCGGCGGGCTTGCAGCTGGGTATTTCTGGCGCGCTGGTTCTGTTGGCGTTTGGTCTGCGTTTTTGGCTTGAGTCTTACAGCACGGTTTTGAATCAGTTGGGCCGTGTCCCGGGTGCTTTGTATTCGGATGTTCACGCGGTGATTCCTACCAAGTTCATCCTTGCTGGTGCCGCGTTGATCGCTGCCGTGTTGTTTGTGGTTGCGGGTGTGCGTGGCAAGTGGCGTCTGCCGCTGATCGCTACCGCGATGTTGGCTGTCGTGGCGCTCGTCGCTGGTTTCGCTTTCCCTGCCGCTCTGGAGCAGTTCAAGGTCAAGCCTTCGCAGAAGTCGATGGAGCGTCCTTATATTCAGCGCAACATTGATGCGACGCGTGCGGCCTATGGTCTGGAGGACGTGGAGCTTCAGAATTACGATGCGAAGACTCAGCCTGAGAAGAACGCGTTGACGCGCGACGCGGCGACGACCACGAACATTCGTTTGTTGGATCCGACTATTGTTTCGCCGACCTTTGCGCAGTTGCAGCAGCAGCGTGGCTACTACACGTTCCCGGACACGTTGGCGGTGGACCGTTACACGTTGGACGGTAAGTCTCAGGACACTGTGATCGCGGCGCGCGAGTTGGCTGTGAATTCGCAGACGGTGACGAACTCGTGGGTCAACCAGCACATCACGTATACGCATGGTTATGGCGTTGTCGCGGCGTACGGTAACAAGGTTTCCCAGACGGGTGACCCGCAGTTCATGTTGGAGAACATCCCGTCGCAGGGGGTCTTGGGTGACGATTCCACGTACGAGCCGCGTATTTACTTCGGCAAGTCTTCGCCGCAGTATTCGATTGTGGGCGGCCCTGAGGGATGGGAGCCGCGTGAGCTGGACCGTCCGGCAGGTTCGGACGGTAAGGGCGAGCGCCGTAATACGTTCTCGGGTGATGGTGGTCCGAACGTTGGTTCGTTCTTGAACAAGTTGTCGTATGCGATCAAGTTCGGTTCGATGGACATTCTGCTTTCGGGCGATGTGAACGCGGAATCGCAGATTCTGTATGACCGTCACCCGCAGGATCGCGTGAAGAAGGTTGCTCCGTTCCTCACGGTTGATACGGCGGCGTATCCGGCGATCATTGATGGCCGTGTGAAGTGGATTGTGGATGCGTACACGACCACGAATAACTACCCGTATTCGACTTCCCAGCAGTTGGGTGACGCGGTTCGTGACACGCTCACGCGTGCTCAGGGCGCTAGTGCAGATCAGTTTGCTGACAACGTGAACTACATCCGTAACTCGGTCAAGGCGACGGTGGATGCGTATGACGGTTCGGTTGAGCTGTATGCGTGGGAGCCGGATGAGCCTCTGTTGAAGGCGTGGTCTGGCGTGTTCCCGAACGCGATCAAGCCGATGTCGGAGATGTCGCCGAAGCTCATGGAGCATGTGCGCTATCCGGAGGATATGTTCAAGGTTCAGCGTGAGCTGCTCGGTAAGTACCACGTTGAGAAGGCTGACGACTTCTATGAGGGTAACGATGCGTGGCAGGTTCCGAACGACCCGACCGCCGGTGCGGAGAACCCACCTAAGCAGCCGCCGTACTACATGTCGCTGCGTCTGCCGGGTGAGGAGAAGGATTCGTTCTCGCTGACGTCGAGCTTCATTCCTGAGCAGTCGGCCGGTTCGCGAAACCAACGCAACGTTATGTATGGCTTCATCGCGGCTAACGGTGATGCCGGTTCCACTCCGGGCAAGGTCAATGAGGATTACGGCAAGATCACGTTGTTGAAGTTGCCGACCCAGACGACTGTTCCTGGCCCTGGTCAGGCTCAACAGAACTTCAACTCGAACCCGTTGATTTCGAAGGATCTGAACTTGCTTTCGGGCACCGGCGGTTCCACGAAGGTCATCAAGGGTAACTTGCTTTCCCTGCCTGTGGGTGGCGGTATTCTCTACGTCCAGCCTGTGTACGTTCAGTCGACGGGTGAGACGTCGTATCCGTCGCTGCGTAAGGTCCTGGTTTCGTATGGAAACTCGGTGGGCTACGCGGATTCGTTGTCGGAGGCCCTTGACCAGGTCTTCGGTGGCGATTCGGGTGCTCAGACCGGTGAGTCCGGCCCGATTAAGGGTGGAGGCTCTAAGGACGGCAAGGGCGGCGATTCCGCTCCGTTGGATGCGAACGCGCGACTGACGGATGCTTTGAAGCGTGCGAATCAGGCCATCAAGGATGGCGAGGAAGCGCTCGGTAAGCAGGACTTCGCGGCCTACGGTAAGGCTCAGCAGGAGTTGCAGAAGGCGTTGGAGGACGCGACTGCGGCTGATGAGGAGCTGAACGGCGCCGCGAACAATGCAGCTGATGGTGCCGCCGATGGCGAGCAGGAAGATCAGCAGCCAGCTGATGAGTAA